A single genomic interval of Mycolicibacterium holsaticum DSM 44478 = JCM 12374 harbors:
- a CDS encoding GNAT family N-acetyltransferase, whose protein sequence is MTGFVEPVTLTGQRWVKLEPLGREHIPEIVAVAADGELGRLWFTAAPGPDTVEQWVDNRLSVQKPDHGLTFVVRRLDGTLVGSSSYMSVDAPNRRLEIGNTWYVEQARRSGVNAETKLLMLGHAFDQMCCVAVELRTHFFNFASRAAIERLGAKLDGVLRSHQLLADGSRRDTVVYSILDIEWPSVRSNLEFRLDRNG, encoded by the coding sequence GTGACCGGCTTCGTGGAGCCGGTCACGCTGACCGGGCAGCGCTGGGTGAAGCTGGAACCTCTTGGCCGCGAACATATCCCGGAGATCGTCGCGGTGGCCGCCGACGGAGAACTGGGCCGGCTGTGGTTCACCGCGGCCCCTGGGCCCGATACCGTCGAACAGTGGGTGGACAACCGGTTGTCGGTGCAGAAGCCCGACCACGGCCTGACCTTCGTCGTGCGCCGCCTCGACGGAACGCTCGTCGGTTCGTCGAGTTACATGAGCGTCGACGCACCCAATCGGCGACTGGAGATCGGCAACACGTGGTATGTCGAGCAGGCGCGGCGCAGCGGCGTCAACGCCGAGACCAAGCTGTTGATGCTCGGCCATGCCTTCGATCAGATGTGTTGTGTCGCAGTCGAATTGCGAACCCATTTCTTCAACTTCGCCAGCCGTGCGGCCATCGAGCGACTGGGCGCCAAACTCGACGGCGTGCTACGCAGCCATCAGCTGCTGGCCGACGGGTCGAGGCGAGACACGGTCGTGTATTCGATCCTGGACATCGAATGGCCGTCGGTGCGGTCCAACCTGGAGTTCAGGTTGGACCGCAACGGCTGA
- a CDS encoding amidohydrolase family protein: MSQRYEYGIDFDRIAAIDIHTHVEVDGHGHKAYTDELIEATEKYFKREPGALSSVDAVADLYRRHNTAAVVFTVDARTAMRHVPNSIEDLVAGAVRNRDVLIPFGSVDPWHERRAVHRVHELVRDYGVKGFKFHPSMQAFEPNDRRFYPIYEAIAEAGVPALFHTGQTGMGSGLPGGGRVKLRYSDPMLLDDVAADFPELTIVMAHPAVPWVDSQIAIAAHKANVYLDLSGWSPKYFPPQLVHAMGRQLRTKALFGTDFPYIALDRWRRDFETLDIDPAVVPLVYKQNAMRVLGFAP, encoded by the coding sequence GTGAGCCAAAGGTACGAATACGGGATCGATTTCGACCGCATCGCCGCGATCGACATCCACACCCACGTCGAGGTCGACGGCCACGGCCACAAGGCCTACACCGACGAGTTGATCGAGGCGACCGAGAAGTACTTCAAGCGCGAGCCCGGCGCCTTGTCGAGCGTCGACGCCGTCGCCGACCTGTACCGGCGACACAACACCGCCGCGGTGGTGTTCACCGTCGATGCGCGCACCGCGATGCGGCACGTGCCGAACTCGATCGAGGATCTGGTGGCCGGGGCGGTGCGCAACCGCGACGTGTTGATCCCGTTCGGCAGCGTCGACCCGTGGCACGAACGCCGCGCAGTGCACCGGGTGCACGAACTCGTCCGCGACTACGGCGTCAAGGGCTTCAAGTTCCACCCGAGCATGCAGGCCTTCGAGCCCAACGACCGGCGCTTCTACCCGATCTACGAGGCGATCGCCGAGGCCGGTGTGCCCGCGTTGTTCCACACCGGGCAGACGGGCATGGGGTCGGGACTGCCCGGCGGCGGCCGGGTCAAGCTGCGGTACTCCGACCCGATGCTGCTCGACGACGTCGCCGCCGATTTCCCGGAGTTGACGATCGTGATGGCACATCCCGCGGTGCCGTGGGTGGACTCGCAGATCGCGATCGCCGCGCACAAGGCGAACGTCTACCTCGATCTGTCCGGCTGGAGCCCGAAGTACTTCCCGCCTCAGTTGGTGCACGCGATGGGCCGGCAGTTGCGCACCAAGGCGTTGTTCGGCACCGACTTCCCCTACATCGCGCTGGATCGGTGGCGCCGCGATTTCGAGACGCTCGACATCGATCCGGCCGTGGTGCCGCTCGTCTATAAGCAGAACGCGATGCGGGTCCTCGGCTTCGCCCCTTGA
- a CDS encoding cupin domain-containing protein, whose product MTELPDWARRLELSPHPEGGWFRETWRSDLTVPQSALPTDYTGPRSAGTAILFLLMPGQQSAWHTVRSAELWLYHSGSPLLLEVGPEQDGATTYLLGADISAGEHPQYVVPPGHWQRARPRDDEPTLVSCVVVPGFDFADFELAAPAD is encoded by the coding sequence ATGACCGAACTTCCCGACTGGGCGCGTCGCCTCGAGCTGTCCCCTCACCCCGAGGGTGGCTGGTTTCGGGAGACATGGCGCAGCGATCTGACCGTGCCGCAGTCGGCGTTGCCAACCGACTACACGGGCCCGCGCAGTGCCGGCACGGCGATCTTGTTCCTGCTCATGCCCGGCCAGCAGTCGGCGTGGCATACGGTGCGCAGCGCGGAGTTGTGGCTCTACCACTCCGGCAGCCCGCTTCTGCTCGAGGTCGGCCCCGAACAGGACGGTGCCACAACATATCTGCTCGGCGCAGACATCTCGGCCGGCGAGCATCCGCAGTACGTGGTGCCGCCCGGTCACTGGCAGCGGGCGCGGCCCCGCGATGACGAACCGACGCTGGTCAGTTGCGTGGTGGTACCCGGGTTCGACTTCGCCGACTTCGAGTTGGCCGCCCCTGCCGACTGA
- a CDS encoding Gfo/Idh/MocA family protein, producing MKVVVIGTGFGKHAAAPAYQSVGFDVEVVSPRDASAVKTALASDVDLVSVHSPPFLHLEHVGGAIEHGHAVLCDKPFGRNADEAITMRDKAQQAGVANFLNFEFRFNASWSMLKKLSDTGAIGTPTHLSWTFFGSGLRGRTLGWINDRELGGGWIGAYGSHLIDFTRWLFDSDIVDCGGVTRTDIPGATAEDGYSAWFRLANGATATHDTGFAAAVASTPRVTLMGSAGTIELTADTTLVLRRPDQEPDVTEFDPPPRRTPPPALTTYFAEVADALRTGASIAPSFDDGVAAARTMDLLKAGTA from the coding sequence GTGAAGGTCGTCGTGATCGGCACCGGCTTCGGTAAGCACGCCGCCGCCCCGGCGTATCAGAGCGTGGGCTTCGACGTCGAGGTGGTCAGCCCGCGGGACGCGAGCGCGGTGAAAACCGCGCTGGCGTCCGATGTCGACCTCGTCTCGGTGCACTCGCCGCCGTTTCTGCACCTCGAGCACGTGGGCGGTGCGATCGAGCACGGGCATGCGGTGTTGTGCGACAAGCCGTTCGGGCGCAACGCCGACGAGGCGATCACCATGCGCGACAAGGCCCAGCAGGCCGGCGTCGCCAACTTCTTGAACTTCGAGTTCCGGTTCAACGCGTCGTGGTCGATGCTCAAGAAGCTCAGCGACACCGGAGCCATCGGCACCCCCACCCATCTGAGCTGGACCTTCTTCGGCAGCGGGCTACGCGGTCGCACGCTCGGCTGGATCAACGACCGCGAACTCGGCGGCGGCTGGATCGGCGCCTACGGCTCACACCTGATCGACTTCACCCGCTGGCTGTTCGACAGCGACATCGTCGACTGCGGCGGCGTCACCCGCACCGACATCCCCGGCGCCACAGCCGAAGACGGATACTCGGCCTGGTTCCGGCTGGCCAACGGCGCCACCGCCACCCACGACACCGGGTTCGCCGCCGCCGTCGCGTCGACACCGCGCGTCACGCTGATGGGCAGCGCGGGGACGATCGAGTTGACCGCGGACACCACGCTGGTGCTCCGACGCCCCGATCAGGAACCAGACGTCACCGAGTTCGACCCGCCGCCGCGGCGCACCCCGCCGCCCGCGCTGACCACCTACTTCGCCGAGGTCGCCGACGCACTGCGAACCGGTGCCTCGATCGCCCCGTCGTTCGACGACGGCGTCGCCGCCGCCCGCACCATGGACCTGCTCAAGGCCGGCACCGCATGA
- a CDS encoding acyl-CoA dehydrogenase family protein: protein MTAEPEISPDTPAQAEFRRRVRQWCVEHIPSDWREKQTGATAEQFVTFQKTWFAELHSAGFAVPHWPREWGGGLRTGGAERKMSVAEQVVLYQELARHDAPRLVLAFVGIHHAASTLLAAGTDEQRRRHLPAILDGEIWVQGFSEPEAGSDLAGLRTTARKTADSYVVNGQKLWASGGMHADWCLLLARTDPDAPKRKGISYFLLDMTTPGVEVRPIRNAIGDSHFCEIFLNDVAIPAANLVGPENAGWQVAQATLGAERGMTMLELAERLGNAGFRWLVRSCPVEDPIVADRLAQFETEITGLRALCRKLVENNESGQPGPADASIVKLYYSELLQRMTDFGAEVGGLAAHTELAKPMSSGWESGSWVLDFIGSWEWTIPGGSSEIQRTIIGERGLGLPREPSNA from the coding sequence ATGACCGCCGAACCGGAGATCTCGCCGGACACCCCGGCACAAGCCGAGTTTCGGCGCCGCGTGCGGCAGTGGTGTGTCGAACACATTCCGTCCGACTGGCGCGAGAAGCAGACCGGCGCCACCGCCGAACAGTTCGTCACCTTCCAGAAGACCTGGTTCGCCGAACTGCACAGCGCGGGTTTCGCCGTACCGCACTGGCCGCGCGAATGGGGCGGCGGCCTGCGGACGGGAGGAGCAGAACGGAAGATGTCGGTCGCCGAGCAAGTGGTGCTCTACCAGGAACTGGCCCGCCACGACGCGCCCCGGCTCGTGCTGGCGTTCGTCGGGATCCACCACGCCGCCTCGACGCTGCTCGCGGCCGGCACCGACGAACAGCGACGCAGACATCTGCCCGCCATCCTCGACGGCGAGATCTGGGTGCAGGGTTTCTCCGAACCCGAGGCCGGGTCGGATCTGGCCGGCCTGCGCACCACGGCACGCAAAACCGCCGACAGCTACGTGGTCAACGGCCAGAAGCTGTGGGCCAGCGGCGGTATGCACGCCGACTGGTGCCTGCTGTTGGCCCGCACCGATCCCGATGCGCCCAAACGCAAGGGCATCTCGTACTTCCTGCTGGACATGACCACACCCGGGGTCGAGGTGCGCCCGATCCGCAATGCGATCGGCGACTCACACTTCTGCGAGATCTTCCTCAACGACGTGGCGATCCCGGCAGCCAACCTCGTCGGGCCCGAGAACGCCGGCTGGCAAGTCGCGCAGGCCACGTTGGGGGCCGAGCGGGGTATGACCATGCTCGAACTCGCCGAGCGGCTCGGCAACGCCGGCTTCCGCTGGCTGGTGCGGTCCTGCCCCGTCGAGGATCCGATCGTCGCTGACCGCCTGGCGCAGTTCGAGACCGAGATCACCGGGCTACGAGCGCTATGCCGAAAGCTGGTGGAAAACAACGAGAGCGGCCAACCCGGACCCGCCGACGCGTCGATCGTCAAGCTCTACTACAGCGAGCTGTTGCAGCGGATGACCGACTTCGGCGCCGAGGTCGGCGGCCTGGCTGCCCACACCGAGCTGGCCAAGCCGATGTCCAGCGGCTGGGAGTCAGGTTCGTGGGTGCTGGACTTCATCGGCTCCTGGGAGTGGACCATCCCCGGCGGGTCCAGCGAAATCCAGCGCACCATCATCGGCGAACGCGGCCTGGGCCTGCCGCGGGAACCGAGCAACGCATGA
- a CDS encoding SDR family oxidoreductase, whose translation MHEAPARIILVTGGSRGMGAQTARQLAAAGTHVVVHYQESAAPAQAVVDAITGAGGHASILRADISDATECAAMVDTVADRFGRLDALVLNASVHLEPGAHPGYAMRRNREAQRRLAGMAMPLIPVGGRIVFVTDHQAHFYPHKAVPKGHTAVVAGRWAGEATLYAMRSDFHRAGVHFTVVSGDTVDDSFAGAIVNAVNTANPTGMVYVGAPEHLLTA comes from the coding sequence ATGCATGAGGCACCCGCACGGATCATCCTGGTCACCGGGGGTTCGCGAGGCATGGGCGCGCAGACCGCACGACAGCTCGCCGCCGCAGGCACGCACGTCGTCGTGCATTACCAGGAGTCGGCCGCGCCCGCGCAAGCCGTCGTCGACGCCATCACCGGCGCGGGCGGGCACGCCTCGATCCTGCGCGCCGACATCTCCGATGCGACCGAGTGCGCGGCGATGGTCGACACCGTCGCGGACCGCTTCGGGCGGTTGGACGCGCTGGTGCTCAACGCGTCGGTGCACCTCGAACCCGGAGCGCATCCGGGTTACGCGATGCGCCGCAACCGCGAGGCGCAGCGCCGCCTGGCCGGCATGGCCATGCCGCTGATACCGGTCGGCGGACGCATCGTGTTCGTCACCGACCATCAGGCGCACTTCTATCCCCACAAGGCGGTGCCGAAGGGGCACACCGCCGTCGTCGCGGGCAGGTGGGCGGGCGAGGCCACGCTGTACGCGATGCGTTCGGATTTCCACCGCGCCGGTGTGCATTTCACGGTGGTCTCCGGTGACACCGTCGACGATTCGTTCGCCGGCGCGATCGTCAACGCCGTCAACACCGCGAACCCGACCGGGATGGTGTATGTCGGCGCGCCCGAACACCTTTTGACCGCCTAG
- a CDS encoding RNA-binding S4 domain-containing protein, producing MESTRVDRWLWSVRIAKTRPDAAAACRGGHVRVNGRPAKPATTVSPGDEVRARIGEITRVVEVVRVIHKRVGAADAATCFLDRTPKAPAVESVPVAARDRGAGRPTKRDRRMLDKLRASGLR from the coding sequence GTGGAGTCGACCCGCGTGGACCGATGGCTGTGGTCCGTGCGAATCGCGAAGACCCGACCGGACGCGGCGGCGGCGTGCCGGGGCGGGCACGTGCGGGTCAACGGTCGGCCCGCGAAACCGGCCACCACGGTGTCGCCGGGCGACGAGGTGCGTGCCCGGATCGGTGAGATCACTCGCGTCGTCGAGGTGGTGCGCGTCATCCACAAACGGGTCGGTGCGGCCGATGCCGCGACCTGTTTCCTCGATCGCACCCCCAAAGCCCCGGCGGTGGAATCGGTCCCGGTCGCGGCCCGCGACCGCGGTGCGGGGCGGCCGACGAAGCGGGATCGCCGGATGCTGGACAAGCTGCGCGCGAGCGGCCTGCGGTGA
- a CDS encoding aldehyde dehydrogenase family protein, with protein MREYLKFYIDGKWVDPVQPNTLDVDNPTTEEVSGRISIGSAVDVDVAVQAARKAFATWSQSSREERLDLLQAILAGYQKRSGDLADAVNEEMGAPASLAAGPQVALGMGHLATAIDVLKNFSFEEQLGSTLVVREPIGVCGLITPWNWPINQIACKVFPALATGCTMVLKPSEVAPYSAQIFTEIVDAAGIPAGVYNLVYGDGPGVGAALSSHPDIDMVSFTGSTRAGVDVARNAAATVKRVTQELGGKSPNIVLDDDDFAKSVAAGTSVMMVNSGQSCNAPSRMLVPNSRMDEAIAVAKETAAAVKVGDPDEPRALGPVASKAQFDKIQGLLQKGIDEGATLVVGGPGRPDGLDAGYFVKPTVFANVRNDMTIAREEIFGPVLCIIGYDDLDEALEIANDTEYGLAGYVSGADLDQARAVARRIRAGSVAINHGFDMTAPFGGYKRSGNGREWGHFGFDEYLETKSAIGYAPETAAG; from the coding sequence ATGCGTGAGTATCTGAAGTTCTACATCGACGGAAAATGGGTTGACCCGGTGCAGCCGAACACCCTGGACGTCGACAACCCGACCACCGAAGAGGTGTCCGGCAGGATCTCGATCGGTTCCGCGGTCGACGTCGACGTGGCCGTGCAGGCGGCGCGTAAGGCGTTCGCCACCTGGTCCCAGTCGAGCCGCGAAGAACGGCTCGACCTGCTGCAGGCGATCCTGGCCGGATACCAGAAGCGCTCCGGTGACCTGGCCGACGCGGTCAACGAGGAGATGGGCGCACCTGCGTCCCTGGCGGCCGGCCCGCAGGTGGCGCTGGGGATGGGCCACCTGGCCACGGCCATCGACGTGCTGAAGAACTTCTCGTTCGAAGAACAGCTCGGATCCACGCTGGTGGTCCGGGAGCCGATCGGCGTGTGCGGCCTGATCACGCCGTGGAACTGGCCGATCAACCAGATCGCCTGCAAGGTGTTCCCGGCGCTGGCGACCGGCTGCACGATGGTGCTCAAACCCTCGGAGGTGGCGCCGTACTCCGCGCAGATCTTCACCGAGATCGTCGACGCCGCAGGGATTCCCGCCGGCGTGTACAACCTGGTCTACGGTGACGGCCCGGGCGTCGGCGCCGCGCTGTCCAGCCACCCCGACATCGACATGGTGTCCTTCACCGGCTCCACCCGCGCCGGCGTCGACGTCGCACGCAACGCCGCCGCGACGGTGAAACGGGTGACGCAGGAACTCGGCGGCAAGAGCCCCAACATCGTGCTCGACGACGACGACTTCGCCAAGAGCGTCGCCGCAGGCACCTCGGTGATGATGGTCAACAGCGGCCAGAGCTGCAACGCGCCGTCGCGCATGCTGGTGCCCAACTCCCGGATGGACGAGGCGATCGCGGTGGCCAAGGAGACCGCGGCCGCGGTGAAGGTCGGTGACCCCGACGAACCCCGCGCGTTGGGGCCGGTGGCCTCCAAGGCGCAGTTCGACAAGATCCAGGGCCTGCTGCAGAAGGGCATCGACGAAGGAGCGACGCTCGTCGTCGGCGGCCCCGGCCGGCCCGACGGCCTGGACGCCGGCTACTTCGTCAAGCCGACCGTGTTCGCCAACGTCCGCAACGACATGACCATCGCGCGTGAGGAGATCTTCGGGCCGGTGCTGTGCATCATCGGCTACGACGACCTCGACGAGGCGCTCGAGATCGCCAACGACACCGAGTACGGGCTGGCCGGGTACGTGTCCGGTGCCGATCTGGACCAGGCTCGGGCGGTCGCCCGCCGGATCCGCGCGGGTTCGGTGGCGATCAACCACGGCTTCGACATGACCGCGCCGTTCGGCGGGTACAAGCGCAGCGGCAACGGCCGCGAGTGGGGTCATTTCGGCTTCGACGAATACCTGGAGACCAAATCGGCGATCGGTTACGCGCCGGAGACCGCGGCCGGGTGA
- a CDS encoding thiamine pyrophosphate-binding protein, with translation MGIPVYKRILDLFEAEGINTLFGIPDPNFVHMFAEADARGWSVVAPHHELSAGFMAEAASRMTGRPGLCIGTLGPGMANIAGAIQCALVENSPVIFLGGQRARITERRVRRGRIQFVQQEPLFEASVKYSSSIEYADQTDEIIREAIRRSMSGTPGPSYVEFPSHVILEELDVAEPLPPNRYRLVNQRAGAPEVAEAVKLIREAKSPILLVGHGVHTSRTQQEVKELAELMACPVIQTSGGTSYIPGLQDRTFPYLFSPAANEAVEESDLCVALGTELGEPMHYGRTQHWAGNDDNRKWVYVEQDPAAIGVNRPFDVPLVGDLRGIVPQLVEALRDTPREPSANLDKLVKADAEELTQLAENAPSGRSPIHPARFVVEATKAFNELEDGIMVRDGGATVIFQWTYSQAKPRDVIWNQNFGHLGTGLPYAVGASVAEGRTRPVMLLTSDSSFLFHIAELETAAREGVPLVCVIGVDHQWGLEVGVYKRTFEQPSPQPGVHWSKDVRMDKIAEGFGCHGEYVEKDDEIGPAIARAYASGKVGVVHVSIDPKANSEEMPKYDRFRTWYAEGTQ, from the coding sequence ATGGGCATACCGGTATACAAGCGCATCCTCGACCTCTTCGAGGCCGAGGGGATCAACACGCTGTTCGGCATCCCCGACCCGAACTTCGTGCACATGTTCGCCGAAGCCGACGCCCGCGGATGGTCGGTCGTCGCACCCCACCACGAGCTCAGCGCGGGGTTCATGGCCGAGGCGGCTTCGCGGATGACCGGCAGGCCGGGGTTGTGCATCGGGACCCTCGGGCCGGGCATGGCGAACATCGCGGGGGCAATCCAGTGCGCACTTGTCGAGAACTCCCCGGTGATCTTCCTCGGCGGCCAGCGCGCCCGCATCACCGAGCGGCGCGTGCGGCGCGGCCGCATCCAATTCGTGCAGCAGGAACCACTTTTCGAGGCTTCGGTCAAATACAGCAGCTCGATCGAGTACGCCGACCAGACCGACGAGATCATCCGTGAGGCCATCCGCCGCTCGATGTCGGGCACGCCCGGACCCAGCTACGTCGAGTTCCCGTCGCACGTGATCCTCGAAGAGCTCGACGTCGCAGAACCCCTGCCGCCCAACCGGTATCGCCTCGTCAACCAGCGGGCGGGAGCCCCTGAGGTCGCCGAGGCCGTGAAGCTGATCCGCGAGGCCAAGAGCCCGATCCTGCTCGTCGGCCACGGGGTGCACACCTCCCGCACGCAGCAGGAGGTCAAAGAGCTGGCCGAGCTGATGGCGTGCCCGGTCATCCAGACCTCCGGCGGCACGTCGTACATCCCCGGACTTCAGGACCGGACCTTCCCGTACCTGTTCTCCCCGGCCGCCAACGAGGCGGTCGAGGAATCCGACCTGTGCGTCGCGCTGGGTACCGAACTCGGCGAGCCCATGCACTATGGCAGGACCCAGCACTGGGCCGGAAACGACGACAACCGCAAATGGGTGTACGTCGAGCAGGATCCAGCGGCCATCGGCGTCAACCGCCCGTTCGATGTGCCGCTGGTCGGCGATCTGCGCGGTATCGTGCCGCAACTCGTCGAGGCGCTCCGCGACACCCCGCGCGAACCGTCGGCCAACCTCGACAAGTTGGTCAAGGCCGACGCCGAGGAGCTCACCCAACTCGCCGAAAACGCGCCGTCGGGCCGCTCGCCGATTCATCCGGCGCGGTTCGTCGTCGAAGCCACCAAGGCATTCAACGAACTCGAGGACGGCATCATGGTGCGCGACGGCGGTGCGACCGTGATCTTCCAGTGGACCTACTCGCAGGCCAAGCCGCGCGACGTGATCTGGAACCAGAACTTCGGACATCTGGGCACAGGACTGCCGTACGCGGTCGGCGCGTCGGTGGCCGAGGGCCGCACCCGCCCGGTGATGTTGCTGACAAGCGACTCGTCATTCCTGTTCCACATCGCCGAACTCGAAACGGCCGCCCGCGAGGGGGTGCCGCTGGTGTGTGTGATCGGCGTGGACCATCAGTGGGGCCTGGAGGTCGGCGTCTACAAGCGCACGTTCGAGCAGCCGTCCCCGCAGCCCGGTGTGCACTGGAGCAAGGACGTCCGGATGGACAAGATCGCCGAGGGCTTCGGCTGCCACGGCGAATACGTCGAGAAGGACGATGAGATCGGGCCGGCCATCGCCCGCGCCTATGCCAGCGGCAAGGTGGGGGTGGTGCACGTGAGCATCGACCCGAAGGCCAACTCCGAGGAGATGCCCAAGTACGACCGATTCCGGACCTGGTATGCAGAAGGCACACAGTAG
- a CDS encoding acyl-CoA dehydrogenase family protein: MNTEFSEFHDELRSVAAGLLGKDRMVGWPSLVEAGWAGLEVPEEFGGAGATFDEVAIVCEEIGRAASATSYLGSAVLAVGTLNALQPSDARDDLLRDVVSGAARVAVALEPYDFVPDAEDADRVLVVTASGAAEPAVTVTAQPVLDETRRLATVSVPDCAGEVLGFAGDPAAAIARLRDRAAVAVACDSLGLSEAMLTATVEYAKVRHQFGRPIGSFQAVKHACADMLVAIAVSRQLVSAAVAAITRNDPRADVAAAMAKSHACGAAVDIVGKAMQLHGGIGYTWESGIHVYLKRAALNRSLFGSPSTHRQRLAQRYR, from the coding sequence ATGAACACCGAGTTCTCCGAGTTCCACGACGAATTGCGCTCGGTGGCAGCCGGTCTGCTCGGCAAGGACCGCATGGTCGGCTGGCCCTCCCTCGTGGAAGCCGGCTGGGCCGGGCTGGAGGTACCCGAGGAATTCGGCGGCGCCGGAGCGACGTTCGACGAGGTGGCGATCGTCTGTGAGGAGATCGGCCGCGCCGCTAGCGCCACCAGCTATCTGGGCAGCGCGGTGCTGGCCGTCGGCACGCTGAACGCCCTGCAGCCCAGCGACGCCCGCGACGACCTGCTGCGCGACGTCGTCTCCGGCGCCGCCCGCGTTGCCGTCGCACTCGAACCATATGACTTCGTGCCCGACGCCGAGGACGCCGACCGGGTGCTCGTCGTCACCGCCAGCGGTGCCGCCGAACCGGCCGTCACGGTCACCGCGCAACCCGTACTCGACGAAACCCGCCGTCTGGCAACGGTATCCGTACCTGACTGCGCCGGTGAGGTGCTGGGCTTCGCCGGGGATCCCGCCGCCGCGATAGCGCGGCTGCGTGACCGGGCCGCCGTCGCCGTGGCCTGCGACAGCCTGGGGCTCAGCGAAGCCATGCTCACCGCGACCGTCGAATACGCCAAGGTGCGCCACCAGTTCGGCAGGCCGATCGGCTCCTTCCAGGCCGTCAAACACGCCTGCGCCGACATGCTCGTTGCCATCGCGGTGTCCCGCCAACTCGTCAGCGCCGCGGTCGCGGCGATCACCCGAAACGATCCGCGCGCCGACGTCGCCGCCGCGATGGCCAAATCCCACGCGTGCGGCGCGGCCGTCGACATCGTCGGCAAGGCCATGCAGTTGCACGGCGGCATCGGCTACACGTGGGAGAGCGGCATCCACGTCTATCTCAAACGCGCCGCGCTCAACCGTTCACTGTTCGGCTCGCCGAGCACACACCGTCAACGACTCGCACAACGCTATCGCTAA
- a CDS encoding VOC family protein — protein sequence MPVRPTAPVGAPTWIDLATSDLERAQQFYGAVFGWTFESSGPEYGGYVTALKDGRPVAGLMHNDPQWNSPDGWSIYLHTADISATLAKAVAAGAISCMDPVEPMEVKDKGWMGMLTDPSGAFFGLWQPTGHHGFEVVNEDGAPVYHQLTTRDYGKALDFYREVFGWQIETVSDSDEFRYSTASFDGEALLGVMDGAQHLPEGVPSNWCFFLGADDVDKTVQVIVDNGGSVIRAAEDTPYGRLAAVADVTGAGFNLSSLPG from the coding sequence GTGCCCGTTCGCCCTACCGCCCCCGTGGGCGCACCGACCTGGATCGACCTCGCCACCTCCGACCTCGAGCGCGCCCAGCAGTTCTACGGCGCGGTGTTCGGCTGGACGTTCGAGTCGTCAGGTCCGGAATACGGCGGCTACGTCACAGCGCTCAAGGACGGCAGACCCGTCGCGGGGCTGATGCACAACGACCCGCAGTGGAACAGCCCCGACGGGTGGAGCATCTACCTGCACACCGCCGATATCAGCGCGACGCTGGCCAAGGCCGTTGCGGCCGGCGCTATTTCGTGCATGGACCCGGTCGAGCCGATGGAGGTCAAGGACAAGGGCTGGATGGGCATGCTGACCGATCCCAGCGGCGCGTTCTTCGGGCTGTGGCAGCCGACCGGGCACCACGGCTTTGAAGTGGTCAACGAGGACGGCGCGCCGGTCTACCACCAGCTCACCACCCGCGACTACGGCAAGGCGCTGGACTTCTACCGCGAGGTGTTCGGCTGGCAGATCGAGACGGTGTCGGACTCCGACGAATTCCGGTACAGCACAGCCTCCTTCGACGGTGAAGCATTGCTCGGGGTGATGGACGGCGCCCAACACCTCCCCGAGGGTGTGCCGTCGAACTGGTGCTTTTTCCTCGGCGCCGACGACGTCGACAAGACCGTCCAGGTGATCGTCGACAACGGCGGCAGCGTGATCCGCGCTGCCGAGGACACCCCGTACGGTCGGTTGGCGGCCGTTGCCGACGTGACCGGGGCCGGCTTCAACCTGTCGTCGTTGCCGGGCTAG